DNA sequence from the Malus domestica chromosome 11, GDT2T_hap1 genome:
TTAAACTTCTACAACCACCAAAGCAAACAAGAAGGAACATAGACGATGGAATGCTTCGCAAGAGTTTTCTCGTAgctaaaaaaaacatataaacatgaAAAAACAGATAAAAGAGAGAAAACACGGTAGAAATTTGCTACAAATTTTGAGCCTCATTTAACTTAATGATGATATTAACGTTGTTGGGCAGGCTAGCTAACTTAGATAATAAGCAAAAGCATACCATGTCCATGCATAATCCATCCAGCTTCTCAAAAAAGCACTTAACATTCACAAACTTGAAGAAAACAAGTATCATCACAAGATGAAAGCAAAACACCATTTAAACAGAAAACAAGAAGCATAAGTTTTTCATGACTTACCGAAACATATTTGTCCTCGGAAACTGTACACGGTCTCCGTGGTTCGAGACCTCTTCGCCGAATGCATTGCTGCTCTACGAGGCTGACGCAATGATCAAATGGGGTCATGGAAATCTCAGTAACTTAAAATAAAGGTTGAAACTGGAAAAAGTGGTAAGAAAGAAACTTCGTGTTGTAGAAAGCTCTTACAATCATTTTTCTTTAAGCACCCAGTTTTTGCAGTTTTTGAGAGGGAAGTACACGCGTCTTTCAGGTGTTGCAGGCCAAAACTTGCAGCTCACTAGAGGCTAGAGCCATTGCAATGGGGGCTTATAGTTGGAATTGTATGTCTGGGATTTGACCGGTAGATTTTGTCTTGTTTACAAGAGGATTACCGGCTAGTATTTCTGAGCAAAATGTAAAACCCAACCAAACGTTctaacccaaaagaaaaaggtcAAGAGTGTTTTGTTAGACGGACCAAACTTTCTAGTCTAAATTTTTGCTGCCAAATTCTTACTTTTCCTTCTTCCATCCGCCTATCAACTCACAGTCTGTATCGCATTTTTTTTGAGATCCTACATTTTAACATGTGCTTGCAGTATTTTTGTGTACTACGTTGCAGGGATAAACCTATCTCTGCAGTTCTCAGCAGTCCGCACCAAACTGCTCGATTTGAGGATTTCGGTGCTTTAGAATTTAGTGCAATGAACTCTACACACTTGTCAAACACTTGCCTCAACATTTAATTCTAGATTCCATATGTGTACCTAACTTTCAAATATGTGCATGTGTTAACCTAACTAGGTTTTCGGCTAATGTAGCGGTTGTTAGTTTGATATACATTATTGATTCATTCTCTAACAAGTATTAAAGATTTGGTTTCATAAAGGTCCTAAACCTCCAACCCCTGCGCCCCAAATATTTCAGTTATCCTTTTAAGGGTTATACTTATTTCCATTGTGTATGTTCGTCGTTTCGATCTCCAAAGGCATAATGGGTTGGCCACAGATCTGCTGTCCCCAAAATATATGTCTCCTTCATGTCTCTTATTTAATATTACGACACCTGTCCAACACTTAACAGATAATTACCACtgttaaatctttttttttatttttggttcgaACGTTTAAGTCCTCTCTTATGAAGGCACCCACTGGTACCAGACCATTCCGATGGACTCATCCTCCATATCTTCCGGCCGCCTTGTTCTTCATATCATCAACAAAACAGTGTTGTGTTTATATACCAATGTGACCCCACCTACTCCTCCACACCTCACCGCCGCCAGCAAGAGCCCACAATTCAAAACGACGATTTCAATTCAGATAGCGACCACCAGCTACGAGCACACGCCACCAGGAACGTCCACTCTGCTAATCTCAACGAATTTGTCAAAACAAGTCATTGTATCTTTcaatatttcaaatttcaaactcgTTTTATCTCTCCATCAATCAATTTTTCGGTTATCGTTAATCTCTCTCAAGCAACACAAATTTTCGCGAATTGGAAGGGAATAAAAAATTTTGTTATCAGAATTGACATAAAATTAAGATGCAATAAGTCAAGCAACTCAGGATGGGTTGGGTCAACTGGAAAGACTGGAAAACATTATGTTTGAATCCGAAATTGTAGAATTTGAGTTTCCAATATATATCAATTTCTGAAGGAGATGAAAACTGAAAAAGTGGTTTTGCTCTAACCCCGTGGTTGCAAACGAAGAAATAGCAGAGGAGGTTTGTTAAGGGAACTTAACAGTGTTAATTCTCTGTTAAGTGTTGGACATGTGTCGCAAAATTACCGAAGAGACACCAAGGAGACATATATTTTGGGGACAGCAGACCCGTGGCCGGGTTGGGTTTGGATGTGAGGGAGACTGTTAGCTTCATATACATTACTATCCCATTTCTtgacaatttaaaatttttgggCCTAATTGTTATTTAATAACAGTTAGGCCGAAAAATCAGAAACAATAATGTCGTGGCTTACGAATGACAACTAAATATATTTAATGTGGAATgatttaaaagttaaaaaaaaatgctgattataaaatgagaaagtaaattAACTTTTGAACAAATTAGAGTACTATGGAACCAATTGCTGGAATACTTACAGTTTAAAGAGCAATGCTCCAAAATTGGCTTGCCTATAGAAAACTGCATGTTGTATGCTTagaatccggatcctctttatCAGGATTTCGAGAATTCGTGAATCATGTCCGTTTATCGCAAAtcatgcggtcagaaattattttaaatatttttatttaaaattaaatacaaacagtacttgacaaaaactgaccacACGATATCAAGATTCTCACCAAAAGGATCTGGAAAAGATCCTGTTGGGTATGTTTATGCATGTACTTACATGTTAGCACCAATTCAACCGACAGTcagaattttattttatgttcaaAAGTCAAACATATCTAAGCAAAGGACATGGGAACCTACCATTCTACAGCTCAACATACAATTCCCACTTAGATACGGGATGCCAAAATTTGATGAAACATTCTACATTCTTACGATCTATGTTTCAACCACAAATCCAAGCACTTACCAAACTAGTTGGTTCTTTGTATTTTCTAAATTTTGATCCAATTGCCACCAATTTTAGAACCCTACTCAACAATTGTCCCCCTAACAGGTTTTAAGATGCGATATTGAGAGAGGAGAAAcggaaaataatttttatatatCCTTTGAACTAGGTATTTAATTGAGCTATAAACTCGtttcaaagaaattaaaagtAAATAATTCTCAGATGTGTGCTCTGTCGACTCCAAAGTGTCATTTCATCAAAACATTTATACAAGGACAACGTTATTTGGCAAAGCTTGTAGAATTTTATATGAATAAAATAAGTACACAAGTTGACAAGTAtaaacatttcaatattttgttAGACCAATCAAAAAGCATTTTAGTATTTTACTTGAAAAATACAGCTGTTGAGAGTAggggaaaaaaattaaagttaatttacatcctaaaataataaaattattttcacatttttttcgcttaagaaaatattttacaTTGCTCTATAAAATGGAGTGCTTCTATACCCATCCGATGTCTTATCTTTTCACCTACTGCATCACCTTTGTGGTCGATCTTGGAGATGTTTCGGATGGTGGTTGCGGTCTTGCTTCTTTCTAGTTTAattacattaaaataaaaattaataataaaatgttatttaaagaatttaaaatagaataaaaacATGTTACAAGAGAAGGATATGATTGGGTGTTGTTTAAGCGGCCAATAATTGGGATCGGATGGGGATGCCAGTGAGCAGGGTGTTGGGGGCAACGgtagagaaaattttcattttaacgGAAATATAAGTGGTATATTACATGTTTTAAtagaaatggtgaaaattttattttaagttattaattttttagcacacatattccacaatttgtataatgacacgtggtgtgtCATTCCGTGTAATCTCTCGCAATGGTGGGTGGGAAAAGAGCATAGGCAttgtttttttgaacaaaacaaGAAAGGTATAGTTTTGTTTTCACATTCTTATGGTGAGTGAGAAAATAAAGACGATGAGAGCAagatctaaaatatcgatatttccatcgaaatttccgtgtttttggactaccgatatttcctatatcatcgatattttagaccttgataagAATTCTATGTGGtattaagtcactcatgtatcttaccatgtaatgtataaagtataaaatattgtactaattcattatatataaatgattatggtgtgtttaaacttctttaattaattattacatattttctacactaatataatcaacttaaatcagttaaattcatcatgcaatACATTTCCTTCcgatttttgtgataaactaatagataattgactaaataaacatcatgaaaagttttaataaaaatttctaagtttttcttacaatttccgtagtttttattcaatttttatcgatatcgataatattccaatatttccattgaaatttctgtgtttttagactatcgatatttccgatatcatcaatattttaaatcTTGGTTGGGAGCGTATAGCAGCACTCGTAAAATAATGTCACAAAAATTGAACTTCCATATTTGACCATGCGCGCGAGCGCGCGCTCTCTCCATCGGCCCGCCCCCAATTCCGATTTCTCAAATtagggattttaaatttgagATGCGATTTATCAAATTCACCGAAGCCTTCAGCTTTTCCGATCCAGCTGCCCTGTAATATTCAGGTAATTTGGCTTCTCTCGTTCTCTTTCACAAATCCCATTTCATACTTTTAAGCTCATCGACTAATCAAAGCTCAGAATTTTACAGAATTTTACATAATTGCAATGTAGTTTGCCATATATTTTATCTGGGTTCGGATCATAATAAAAATCCATTATTTACAACAAGCGGTAGTGTCTTTTTTCTCAtaaagattgattttttttttctggttgaATTAATTGCAGGAAACTGAATTGAAGAAATGGGTGAGAGGAAAAGGCATAGAATTTTGATGGTCTCTGATTTTTTCTATCCCAATTTCGGTGGTGTGGAGAATCACATCTATTATCTCTCACAATGCCTTCTCAAGCTCGGTCACAAGGTCAGAACACATTGTCACTTCCACTTTCTGGGTTCAGTATCTGTGTTTCTTctatctttatttattttgatataACTGAAAAGCGAAAGTTCGAATTGAAACTGctgtttgatttatttcacaataCTATCATGTTGGTTTTGCATCACATGGATGTCAGAGCTCACATCTCGGTAATGGGGGGCATTGGATGGAACTCTGTTTTGTTTAGAGTAACGATCGATGGAATGAGAGGGGGCTGGTGTCACCTTATGTATCAGATACATActtgttattttttaatatgatCCGAACATTGTCTCTGCCAAGTGATTTGAGTTATTTAAAGTAATGAAGTTCTTTCATGATACAAGTCAGCTTCCTTTGTTTGATTAGTTGTTGACTAgtgaaatttcattgtttgaTTATTTAGGTGGTGGTAATGACTCATGCCTACAACAATCGTTCTGGTGTGAGATATATGACAGGTGGTCTGAAAGTGTATTATGTACCATGGAAACCATTTCTCATGCAGAATACTTTTCCCACCTTTTATGGGACACTTCCAATTGTAAGGACTATCCTTATTCGAGAAAAAATATCGCTGGTCCACGGACATCAAGCTTTCTCAACTCTTTGCCATGAGGCTTTGATGCACGCACGCACAATGGGGTACAAAGTCGTATTTACTGATCATTCACTCTATGGTTTTGCTGATGCCGGAAGCATACACATGAACAAGGTATTGCAGTTTACTTTGGCAGAAGTAAGTCAGGCCATTTGTGTTTCTCATACAAGCAAGGAAAACACAGTGCTAAGGTCAGGTTTGCCACCTGAAAAGGTCTTTGTAATACCTAATGCAGTTGACACGGCTATGTTCAAGCCTGCACCCGAACGACTGAGTAGTCATGAAATTGTAATTGTTGTTATAAGTAGATTGGTTTACCGAAAGGGTGCAGATCTACTTGTTGAAGTAATTCCAGAAGTATGCCGTTTATATCCCAATGTGAGTATTTTAACATGGCATTAGATGAAATATTGCATTTCTAATATTTTCCCTATTTGCGTATTGAAATGTTCATATATTCATAACTTGTCAGCATTACctgtaaaacaattttggtgCATGAAGCTGTAACCTAAGGGGAGTGCTTTTATTATAACGAAAATGTTGAGAGTAGTTCGAAATTTGAGCCGTAGCATTATTGGATGTAATTATTGGCATAGTTGTTTAGCACTCAATCATCTCATTCAGAAATGTGTGGTTAGGTTCGTTTCATTGTTGGAGGAGATGGACCTAAACGTGTGAGGTTGGAAGAAATGAGGGAAAAGCATTCTCTTCAAGATCGAGTTGAAATGTTAGGTGCTGTGCAACACTCTAAAGTACGATCCGTCCTAATTTCTGGCCATATATTCTTAAACAGgtatatatattctttcacatgatTCCTCTCCCTTCAAGAAGTGGAGAGCAGTTTCTGTAATTTCTTTTGTAACTACACCAAatcatgtgaaaaaaaaaattttaattgttgGGATTTGGTCGTTTACTTTAACCGCTAGTCAAATTGGCTCTCTCTTTCTTTAATAGAAATATCACAACAGCTATAATTGGATTCTATCTGAAGTTGAAAAGTGGTGTTTCCAAAGGCGGTGATCCTACCAACAAATTGAAACATGAGTAAATTAGGAGCTGCAATAGCATGCAAATACATCGGAGCATAGTTCTTTTTCTGACTAGCTTACTGTGGAGACTAGGGAGAAACGCCACTCAGGCCAAACAAGTTGTAGTTGTGACTGGCATGGTTCTCATGTATTTGCTTCTGTTGTATGTTTTCCTGATGCGGATTTTACCCTTATTGCAGTTCTTTAACAGAAGCTTTTTGCATAGCGATCTTAGAGGCCGCCAGTTGTGGATTATTAACAGTCAGTACACGTGTAGGAGGTGTCCCAGAGGTATGAAATGTGAAATCTTCCACCTCTTAGTAGAATAGTGTTTGTGGATCTGGAGCTTTTAGAGCTTTTAGCTAACCTCATTTCTGTACACAGGTACTTCCAGATGACATGGTTGTACTTGCAAAACCAGATCCTAGTGATATGGTTCAAGCAATAGAGAAGGCGATATCTATACTTCCTACAATTGACCCACAAGAAATGCACAATCGTGTGAGTGCACTCTTTCATTGATTGTGATCTTTAGACAAGGATTACTACTTGTACAGTGGTTAAAACGTGCTTCTTCGTTTCTAGATGAAGGAACTGTACAATTGGCATGATGTGGCGAAACGGACAGAAATTGTTTATGACCGTGCGTTGAAATGCTCAAATCAAAATCTTTTACAACGACTCTCACGGTGTGTTTTCGGAATTTACATCGAAATTGCATGCTCATAGAGATGTTTGGCTGAGTCTGGTTATTATAACAAATTCGTTGTGCATAGAAATGTGATCATCTATTCTCTTCATCACATCAATTGCTGTAAAAGCAGAGTGATCTGCTCGAgtttttcttcatcatttggGGTGAAAAGGATGCACCAGTGGTTATTTTTGCATCCCAAAGGCTGAATGTTGTATCTCTAGATCCATTAGCTTAATAGTGATTGCAAGCATAGGAGAGGGTGTTTGTGTACTTTCTTGTTATAAAATGTGACACCGCTTTTTAGTTAAGCTGCCTTAATTGGATGGCAAGACGTAAACTTGATCAGGAGGCAGTGATGGATTTAGAACTTCGAGTCATTATTCATCCATCTTGATGTCTCGAGAATGCAGAAACATCTTAGGGGCAAGGGTTGCTAATTACTTAATTTGTTTATTGTAGATACCTCTCGTGTGGAGCTTGGGCTGGAAAGATTTTCTGCTTGGTTATGATCATTGACTTTCTGTTATGGCATCTGTTGCAACTATGGAAGGTTGTAAAGTTTCTGTGcaagttctttgaatttccGCGTTAACACGATTTCCGTTTTTAATTACCTTCCTTTCATTGTCCATCAGCCTGAAGAGGATATTGAAGAGGTGCCCGATTTCGTTCTGTCCCATGATCAAGATGAAGGGATCTCGCTGGACAATGCGAACCACAGCTCGAGATGACTGCATTCCAGattgatattttttattattttcctttattattttttggtagGGATGCATAGGATTGACTTGATTCTTCTTTATGTTGATTTCAGTTGGTAGCATCAGTTTAGTCCTTGCATGTAATCAATTTTGTTCAAGATTTCGAACTTACAAGACATAAAAGATGATTGTCTGTCGCTTGTATCGCAACTTTCTTACAAGTTTTGAGGGATATTTTATATTTGGAAGTTTATATAGCACCAAACTTGAAGAATTGGTACTTTTGATGAGCTACTCTAATTTATAGGGCTAGAGATTCGACGCTGGTGTAAGGGGACGAAAACATTGCCTTGGCTAATTGGCCTGATTTACACTCACAAATTTATAAACTTGTAACTAATATAGAATTACATGATGTTACTAATTCAcgtgttataaacttatagtatGAATAAATAACAAAATAGATATTGTACAAACTTAGGTGTTCAAAGTTGCTTGGTAACGCATCATGGTTTCTAGGCGATTTTGGAAATTTGtgaaaaaaatcattttaaaatctaCTTGCTTTCACTCTTACCGTACCGTGAGGTATTGAAAATTTATGTAAGACTTTTTGTTGATTTTGAGAGACTGGAGGATGATTATGTTTTCCCGGTGGTTGAGGTGGGTGTGTCCAGAGGATTTttggaaattcaaattttaatgaaaagttaaCAGTGTTATTTTTGTTAAGTTGAAAAGACACATGtcaatcaattagaaaagagaTAACGAGGAGACACAAAATTTAGGAACAACAAACTTGTGGCCGTATCATTAAACAACTAGTGAGATAATTGTGTTAAAaatttaacaacttaaaaaataaaagagcaaAAGACA
Encoded proteins:
- the LOC103446996 gene encoding phosphatidylinositol N-acetylglucosaminyltransferase subunit A-like; translation: MGERKRHRILMVSDFFYPNFGGVENHIYYLSQCLLKLGHKVVVMTHAYNNRSGVRYMTGGLKVYYVPWKPFLMQNTFPTFYGTLPIVRTILIREKISLVHGHQAFSTLCHEALMHARTMGYKVVFTDHSLYGFADAGSIHMNKVLQFTLAEVSQAICVSHTSKENTVLRSGLPPEKVFVIPNAVDTAMFKPAPERLSSHEIVIVVISRLVYRKGADLLVEVIPEVCRLYPNVRFIVGGDGPKRVRLEEMREKHSLQDRVEMLGAVQHSKVRSVLISGHIFLNSSLTEAFCIAILEAASCGLLTVSTRVGGVPEVLPDDMVVLAKPDPSDMVQAIEKAISILPTIDPQEMHNRMKELYNWHDVAKRTEIVYDRALKCSNQNLLQRLSRYLSCGAWAGKIFCLVMIIDFLLWHLLQLWKPEEDIEEVPDFVLSHDQDEGISLDNANHSSR